Proteins encoded within one genomic window of Candidatus Berkiella cookevillensis:
- the rnc gene encoding ribonuclease III, whose protein sequence is MMKSISSLQKQIQYSFENQKLLLQALTHKSANSKHNERLEYLGDAILNFIIADLLYLRFPHAKEGELTRRRANLVNGRALGEKARHFDLGEYLQLGTGEKLSGGFRRESILANCFEAILGALYLDGGYLVCREKIEIWFADDIENELKTAPEKDAKTVLQEWLQAQQKSLPVYQVINIEGPQHEQIFNVQLCVEGLDNPIVASGESRRIAEQRAAKIFLEQVKK, encoded by the coding sequence GTGATGAAATCAATTAGTTCTTTACAGAAGCAAATTCAATATTCTTTTGAAAATCAGAAATTGCTGTTGCAAGCCCTTACGCATAAAAGTGCGAATTCAAAACACAATGAACGCCTAGAATATCTAGGCGATGCCATCTTAAATTTCATAATCGCCGATCTTCTTTATCTGAGATTCCCTCACGCAAAAGAAGGTGAATTGACGCGCAGAAGAGCAAATTTGGTAAATGGTAGAGCATTAGGTGAAAAGGCTCGCCATTTTGACTTAGGTGAATATTTGCAGCTGGGTACAGGCGAAAAGCTCAGTGGTGGGTTTCGTCGCGAATCTATTTTAGCAAATTGCTTTGAGGCAATATTAGGTGCACTGTATCTTGATGGTGGCTATTTGGTATGCAGAGAAAAAATAGAAATTTGGTTTGCAGATGATATTGAGAATGAGCTAAAAACTGCCCCTGAAAAAGATGCCAAAACAGTTTTACAAGAGTGGTTGCAAGCACAGCAAAAATCTTTGCCTGTGTATCAAGTGATCAATATTGAAGGACCTCAACATGAACAGATCTTTAATGTACAACTGTGTGTAGAGGGTTTGGATAATCCCATTGTTGCATCCGGTGAGAGTCGTCGAATCGCAGAGCAACGCGCTGCAAAAATATTTCTTGAGCAGGTGAAGAAGTGA
- a CDS encoding DUF4845 domain-containing protein, which produces MKHQKGISFIQILFLACILIFAGTIGFSLVPPYLEHLTIKKSLQDLAKQPDIKTQSTGKIRDLLLRRFQVNNIKNVKATDLDIDKRDGKMYLSMDYEVRVHVMFNVDAVVKFDEVVLVE; this is translated from the coding sequence ATGAAGCATCAGAAAGGAATTTCATTTATACAGATTTTGTTTCTTGCTTGTATACTGATTTTTGCAGGTACTATAGGATTTAGTTTGGTGCCACCGTATTTGGAGCACTTAACAATCAAAAAATCTTTACAAGATTTGGCGAAACAGCCAGATATTAAAACGCAAAGCACAGGCAAAATTAGAGATTTATTGTTGAGACGGTTCCAGGTTAATAATATCAAAAATGTAAAAGCAACGGATTTGGATATAGATAAACGCGATGGAAAAATGTATTTATCTATGGATTACGAGGTAAGAGTGCATGTTATGTTTAATGTAGATGCAGTGGTTAAATTTGATGAGGTCGTTTTAGTCGAGTAG
- the lepB gene encoding signal peptidase I, producing the protein MKYYMDFSVILAIGTIVCAVVWALDTILFKKKRLANANGDVTLSGDPKIVEYAKSFFPILLVVFLLRSFLAEPFRIPSGSMKPTLLTGDFILVNKFSYGFRMPLLGKKIIEKGTPKRGDVLVFRYPKDTSVDFIKRVVAIPGDKVTYKNKKLYINDEMMAQSFQEQIIDMNDYGMVQSLKRITEQLDTKAHSIYIDDMRPDTNVEVIVPEGHYFVMGDNRDNSDDSRKWGFVPDELIIGKAIYVWMSWDTSAKDVRWKRIGTAIN; encoded by the coding sequence ATGAAATACTATATGGACTTTTCGGTTATTTTAGCAATAGGTACCATTGTGTGTGCAGTTGTCTGGGCGTTGGATACAATTCTTTTTAAGAAGAAACGCTTGGCAAATGCAAATGGCGATGTGACTCTTTCTGGAGATCCTAAAATAGTAGAATATGCAAAATCATTTTTTCCTATTTTACTCGTTGTATTTTTATTGCGTTCCTTTTTAGCAGAGCCTTTTCGAATTCCTTCAGGTTCGATGAAGCCAACACTACTGACAGGGGATTTTATTTTGGTTAATAAATTCTCCTATGGCTTTAGAATGCCTCTGTTAGGTAAGAAAATTATTGAGAAAGGCACGCCTAAGAGAGGCGATGTATTAGTCTTTAGATATCCTAAAGATACCTCTGTCGATTTTATAAAGCGAGTTGTTGCTATTCCTGGTGATAAAGTAACCTACAAAAATAAGAAATTGTATATTAATGATGAAATGATGGCGCAATCATTCCAAGAGCAAATAATAGATATGAATGATTATGGTATGGTGCAAAGTCTTAAACGTATAACTGAACAGCTTGATACAAAGGCACACTCTATTTATATAGATGATATGCGCCCAGATACAAACGTTGAGGTCATAGTACCTGAAGGCCATTATTTTGTTATGGGGGATAATCGAGACAACAGTGATGATTCTCGTAAGTGGGGCTTTGTTCCAGATGAACTTATTATTGGTAAGGCCATCTATGTTTGGATGAGTTGGGATACAAGTGCTAAAGATGTGCGTTGGAAGCGGATTGGTACGGCTATTAACTAG
- the era gene encoding GTPase Era — MDGAVTYCGFIAVMGRPNVGKSTLLNSMLNKKVSITSHKPQTTRCQILGVKTVDNRQIVWIDTPGIHITEKKAINRYMNQSARKALIDVNAVVFVVEAMKWTFEDEKVWSLLSKQSVPIIIVVNKIDKIKSKEELLPYLEMLKQKAPQAEIIPISALTHKQLNFLEKSIDEKLPQDHFYFPEDMSSNLSNSFHMAELIRERLMIYLGKEIPYSIAVQIEHCDVKENITHIHALIWVEREAQKHIVIGKDGAMLKQIGTKARLELEKFLDKKVCLKLWVKVKANWTTQSDLLPNLIGYGDDN, encoded by the coding sequence ATGGATGGCGCAGTTACTTATTGCGGTTTTATTGCTGTCATGGGACGACCCAATGTGGGAAAATCCACACTGCTCAATAGCATGTTAAATAAAAAAGTGAGCATTACCTCCCACAAGCCACAGACGACACGTTGTCAAATTTTAGGTGTTAAAACGGTTGATAACAGACAAATTGTTTGGATTGATACACCTGGTATTCATATCACAGAAAAGAAAGCAATCAATCGATATATGAACCAATCTGCTAGAAAAGCGCTGATTGATGTCAATGCGGTTGTTTTTGTTGTAGAAGCAATGAAATGGACATTCGAAGATGAGAAAGTGTGGAGTTTGTTGAGCAAACAGTCTGTTCCGATCATCATCGTTGTAAATAAAATTGATAAAATTAAATCAAAAGAAGAGTTGCTGCCTTACTTAGAAATGTTAAAACAGAAAGCGCCACAAGCAGAAATCATTCCTATTTCTGCTTTAACACATAAGCAGCTCAACTTTCTTGAAAAATCAATTGATGAAAAATTACCTCAAGATCATTTTTATTTCCCTGAAGACATGTCTAGTAACTTGAGCAATAGCTTTCATATGGCAGAGCTTATTCGTGAAAGATTAATGATTTACCTGGGGAAAGAAATTCCTTATTCGATTGCCGTTCAAATTGAGCATTGTGACGTAAAAGAAAACATCACACATATCCACGCGCTTATTTGGGTTGAGCGTGAAGCACAAAAACATATTGTGATAGGCAAAGATGGGGCAATGCTCAAGCAAATAGGCACAAAAGCACGTCTTGAGCTGGAGAAATTTTTAGACAAAAAAGTTTGTCTAAAATTGTGGGTAAAAGTAAAAGCAAATTGGACGACACAAAGCGATTTATTACCCAATTTGATTGGTTATGGAGATGACAACTGA